Part of the Sebastes umbrosus isolate fSebUmb1 chromosome 3, fSebUmb1.pri, whole genome shotgun sequence genome is shown below.
AGATTTGTGCATTGTAAacagttttcttttcaaaagtgttttaaaaatcGAAGTCTTTTTCCACGCCATCTACACTTTGTATACTCACacagtccctctctctctcacagctgATCATCCTGTCCAACAGCGGTCCCGAGGGTCTCGTTCACATCATGAGAAACTACAACTACGAGAAGCTGCTGTGGACCACAAGCCGTGTGCTCAAAGTGCTCTCTGTGTGCCCCAGCAACAAACCCGCCATTGTAGAGGCTGGTATGTtatctctgttttctctgtgtgtgtacaaggTAGTCCTACAGGTGTGTCGACTTTTTTTGTTACCTGAACTGCGGCTTCTTGTCAAGCACAGCGCTAATTAATGAGACGTTGCTGAGAGCTGAGTGAGTAACTTCTCTGTTCCCTGCAGGTGGGATGCAGGCTCTGGGTAAACACCTCACAGGCACCAGCCCGCGTCTGATGCAGAACTGTCTGTGGACGCTCAGGAACCTGTCTGATGCCGCCACCAAACAGGTCTGTGTGTCCaaactctctttctcttttttctagggctgtcaaagttaatgcgataataacacgttcaTGCAAATTTgttataacgccactaatttttttaatgcaacttgcaatttttaggttgtagcaggctcagaaaacctaaggaatccatttgtaccaaccatgtcctgtacctagcttgtcgcaaaggatgttaaataacactccaaacttacgctacattttggcaaggacaaactggcatgtccattttcaaaggggtcccttgacctctgacctcaagatatgtgaatgaaaatgggttctatgggtacccacgagcatcccctttacagacatgcccactttatgataatcacatgcagtttggggcaagtcatagtcaagtcagcgcactgacacactgacagctgttgttgcctgttgggctgcagaaacctgtgagggtttctggacaatatttgttattgttttgtgttgttaattgatttccaataataaatataaacatacatttgcataaagcaatcgtATTTGCCtgcttccatgttgataaggatattaaatacttgacaaatctccctttacggtatTTATAACACatgaaaaaatgtgcgattaatcacgattaactatggaccatcatgcgattaacagcgagtgacagccctacttttttcttcttgttcttcatGTTCATAATTCGACACACGAGGAACATTCTGACATCTTTCTCTTCCCGTCTCCAGGAGGGTATGGAGGGCCTTCTGCAGGTGCTGGTGGGCCTGCTCAGCTCAGACGACCTCAACATGCTCACTTGCGCCACAGGCATCCTGTCCAACCTCACGTGCAACAATGCCAACAATAAAACTCATGTCACCCAGGGCAACGGCGTCGAGGCGCTGATCCACGCCATATTGCGTGCCGGCGAGAAGGAGGATGTGACCGAACCTGCCGTCTGCGCCCTGCGCCACCTGACATCGCGCCACCAACAGGCCGAAGTGGCGCAGAATGCTGTGAGGAGACACTACGGCATCCCCGCCATCGTCAAGCTGCTCAACCAGCCCTACTACTGGCCCGTCATCAAGgtagagaggagggagggatggaggggtaGTATGGGCTCAAATAAGGGTCAACAAGATTTTAAGCTTGTGATATAATGTTTGGAAATCATTCAACTTAATTTTTCAGAAGAGTCACATGCAACCACAGTCTTTGAAATTATATTTGAACACCATTTCTCATGAGCTCAACATCTTACTGACACTTATCTGAGCCCATAGGTTAGTCTAGATAGGGGAAATGAGTGGTTTACGAAAGATGGAGGAAAGGACTCCAGAAAGGAAAGCAGGGGTCGATTGAAAGCAGGTGGTTGGAGGGAGCATAAATTAAGAACTGTGAAACCAACACATTGAGGAGTTAAGAGAGAGTCTGGGGGGAAATGGTGAGACAGATGGACGAGGGGACGACAGGTCCGGCAGAAAGCCAGAGTCTCAATCAGCCTGAAAGAGCATGAAATGACATGACAGCAGGAACAGTATGTTTAACAAGACCGGGCTTTAGGAGGGGGGATTAtctattattttctcttttttgcaATTCACATTTCTAGTGGAGAAGCTTGAAGTTGTTTGTCACAGCCTCGTTTTACTTGCTGACCAATAACGGTGAACAGTATCATGACCGtatcttttcctctcttccctGATTGAAGGCTGTGGTCGGCCTGATCCGCAACCTGGCCCTGTGCCCAGAGAACCAAGCCCCTCTGAGGGACGCTGGAGCGATCCCCCGTCTGGTCAACCTGCTGCTCAAAGCCCACCAGGACGCCCAGAAACATGGTTCATCCACCCAGCAGACATACCAGGTGCGCGTGGGGCTAGTTTGATAGGATGGTCTCTGATTAACTACATGTGGGTTTCAGGGATTGTGGGAATTAGTAGTCGTGTGAATTATTTATGAATTTTCGGTACCCTTGAGTAAcatttcttctttctgtccTGCTTCCCAGGATGGAGTGAGGATGGAGGAGATCGTGGAGGGCTCAACAGGAGCTCTGCACATCCTGGCAAGAGATCCCATCAACAGAGCAGACATCGCCAACCTGCAGACCATTCCTCTGTTTGTTCAGGTAACGGAGGAAACCGAAGCGCTCACACTTCCTCGTCTTGGTGATTAACTTCCttacgttttgtttttgtttttccaactcatttccttcctctccctctccagctcctctacTCTCCAGTGGATAACGTGAAGCGCGTGGCAGCTGGCGTCCTGTGCGAGCTGGCCCTGGACAAACCGTCAGCTGAGCTCATTGACAGCGAGGGGGCGTCGGCTCCGCTGATGGACCTGCTGCACTCCAACAACGAGGGCATCGGTAGGACACCCAGATAATGCACTGCGATTAGCTTACTGTAATGTAGCATTTAGTCAACATAGGTGGAAAAGGAACAAAGTCAATTTGCTCAAGTGCTTACTACTTACTGTAAGTGCAGTTTCCAGGTACTTCACTTTACATGACCATGTCCATTTTGTGAGACAGTatatttttactccactgcatttcagAATGACATATAGTAGActatattaaaggggaactacatcCATTTTCAAAATCCATACATATTATTCcaatggtctaagacagtccaaagaTATTGGCAAACATGagcaactctctcccaaatccataagctagagtgctaaaactcaaacttatgatgtcatagggtataaagtgtggaacggctccatagacaatgaatgggagagatGCTATAGATgacaacattttctgtttcacaactgagaacacaaCAATATAATGAaactcatttgggtataaaaaagaaaacaaacattagatgggtccacaaaatccaaagtctcccattcattgtctatggagcagctccagactttataatataaataataataacataataatttgacacaaaacagtccgccagagtccgagatcagaattgcatccatagcaacggtctgctttacatagcaacggtctgttataaagaaataacagaccgtagaatgccgtgattgaccaatcagaatcgagtattcaacaaagccgtgtaatatcTGTGGTTAATAATGTGGAATAATGCCTCAGGGAGTTCTATAAAAAAACCAATATTACATACAACTCACTCATGCAGTCATTTGCATGAGCACTAAAACTAATATGTTTTCGCTGTTACTTTATCTTTGAAACTTCTATTGCATTCCAGACTAAAACGGGGAGTTGGATCTGTGCTCAATACACCCACACActataacacattattattaataaaaggaGTGGAAGTTCACTGATCGTGTCCTTATTCTTCCCCCCCCTCAGCTACTTACGCTGCAGCTGTGCTCTTCCGCATCTCCGAGGATAAGAACTCCGACTACAAGAAGCGAGTGTCCGTGGAGCTCACGCACTCTCTGTTCAAACACGACCCCGCTGCCTGGGAGATTGTGAGTGTCTGGCGCCCCCCACTGCTAGGACATGACAACTGAACattaaagtcacatttttttaaggTTTCAAAGGCTAATAAATAAGCTGTCTATATGAAAGTGTTGACTTAATTTGACCTTTGCCCTCTTTGTGACCTCTCTGCAGGCCCACAACAGTGTCCCTATAGAAGGACCCTATCAAGATGGTGAGTAACTGTCTGAAATGAGTAACTGTCTGAAATGTGCACATACAGCACATTCCTCAGCACTGGGTCACTCCACCACGGGGAGCGACCGCAGTGTTAAAATGCTGTAATCTGCTAACAGGTTGCCTCCCTGCTGCAGCCTACAGATGCAATTTACCATCATCATTTGGTAGCAAAATAAATAGTTTAGCCATTGTACCATTCTTATCTCATTCACTTCTGCCTTCTTTAATACATCACTACCTATTCCTCATTGCCAAGTCTAAAAGGTTTTCTCCCCATCGATCTCATCCCTGGCGTTTCCTTATCTGTGTTTGCATCTTCCTCTTAATTCCCGTCCTTTTCCTTCTCTTGACTTTTCTCCTTGTATGGCCTTGGTATTTTCCATCTCCTCTCAGAGCAGAGACTCTCCTCTCTCTATGATCTCTGTGCTCCAAAAATGTGCCTAATATGTGGAaaatgttaaatgatttccact
Proteins encoded:
- the jupa gene encoding junction plakoglobin a, with translation MEMQRGEAESMMKVGQWQNTMYSTDSGIQSGATTVRDDDDYTTSKQYTVTTTTVTSEPDIDAHYTRAQRVRAAMFPETLEGSTTIISTQTDPSQMTNVQRLAEPSQMLKMAIIHLINYQDDAELATRAVPELTKLLNDEDQVVVSKAAQIVNQLTRKEASRRAMMSSPQMVAAVVRAMQNTSDMETARATASILHNLSHQREGLLSIFKSGGIPALVRMLSSPMESVLFYAITTLHNLLLHQEGAKMAVRLADGLQKMVPLLKKSNPKFLAITTDCLQLLSYGNQESKLIILSNSGPEGLVHIMRNYNYEKLLWTTSRVLKVLSVCPSNKPAIVEAGGMQALGKHLTGTSPRLMQNCLWTLRNLSDAATKQEGMEGLLQVLVGLLSSDDLNMLTCATGILSNLTCNNANNKTHVTQGNGVEALIHAILRAGEKEDVTEPAVCALRHLTSRHQQAEVAQNAVRRHYGIPAIVKLLNQPYYWPVIKAVVGLIRNLALCPENQAPLRDAGAIPRLVNLLLKAHQDAQKHGSSTQQTYQDGVRMEEIVEGSTGALHILARDPINRADIANLQTIPLFVQLLYSPVDNVKRVAAGVLCELALDKPSAELIDSEGASAPLMDLLHSNNEGIATYAAAVLFRISEDKNSDYKKRVSVELTHSLFKHDPAAWEIAHNSVPIEGPYQDELDAGFQNYGGYPADMPMDNMDGGMMQDEYQGSMAYDNRQQYPEF